The nucleotide window TTGGACTAACAAGAGTACTGCTTTAATATCCTTCTCGCTCTCTTGTGAATTTTGTGGTTCATGGAAACTATGTTGACTTGAGGTGGTTGCTCGCCCAAATGGAAGGACTGATGGGCATAAGGGGATTGATTTTTGTATGGTTATAATGTAAGTTTTCCTCGTGTGATTTGTGTTGGAAAATGATGGAAGGTCTTGAGGTGTTTGAGCTTCTGTGGGTCTATTTGACATGCTTTAGCTCCTCTTCGATTGATTTTTGACTGATGTTTCGATATGCTTTTCTTGATTTGTAGTTTATTGTGTGAATTTAAgattatatattttgtaatcttgAATGTGAAACAGATAATTGCATCTGGAAATCAGCCAATATGGTGGACAACTCACTTGGAGTTCCAGGTTTTCCAGGAACTGCTCATCAATCGTTGGACTTTGCTTGTACATGCTAGTCAGTTCCCAGCTCCAACCGGCTCTCCAGCTCATTTGTGTGTTTACATATTTTAAGGAAGGCTCTATTTTCCTGTTTCAGAGTGTCTACGACTCTGACAATGGCCCCAAGACCAAGAGGACGACCCAGGAAGCGCAATACTCGAATGTGTGCTGCGATTGATGCTATGAAACCCATGGGTTTTTCGGAGAATTTAGTTTGTGATACAGTGAAAGAACTACTGGAAGTTTATGGGGAAGATGGTGATACAACCGGATGGCCCTTTATCGAAGAAGGTGCTTACTCCCTCCTGATTGAAACAATTCTTGAGAAACAAGGCGGTTCTGAAAACAAGGATGCTTCTCTTCTGGATGATGCAGGAAGTGGAAATGGCGTCGAAGCGTCAGCAGCTAAGCTCTCAATCACAGTTTTTTGCCCGGATAGTGTTGCACCGCGGAGGCTTAGACCTTTGTACGGCTGGATTTGTAGGGTTGGTGATGATGATAATAAGCTACCTGTGGAACTAGCACCGGTTCCGTCGTTGGAGTTTGTTGCCGCTTTATTGCACAGATGGGAGAAGAAAGTGCAAGTCAAGGTGGAATGTGAGGCCTGAAGATATGTGAATTCCGTTACTCTCGTATATTGAAGATTTGCCTTGTGAATTTTAGGTTTAAAAGAGCATTTGGTGATCCAAAAGCgcttttaattatttgaaagaactttcaaaagcacttccaaacaagcCAGAGGGACCGAAATAGCCAAGGATTTGATCGGACCAATTTTTCGCCAACGTTTTCTTTGAAACTAGAAAGTGCAACAGTAATTCAGATATATCTAACGTTTCCAAGCGTttttctaaaagaaataattggattttcaaacaaaattttattATGCTTCTCATAAAAGCATTTTTTAGAAGTACTTTCTACATAAGCAATCACAAACGTTCCAAGGTTTGCGGAAACCTCATTTTCAAATGTCATTCACTTCATAAGATTTTACAAATTGTTCCCAAACTCGTGAACCAAAACACAATATTTAATCCAGCTTACTCCTCTCTAGCAAATTACCAATATACAAGAATAAATCGTAATCAGAATTCAACTTCATAACCAATAAACACGACAATAATCCGTGCTTaataaacacataaaaaaatCCATAATTAATATCCAACTCCATAATTAATAAACACGGAAATAATTTGTGCTTAGTAAATGTAAAAATAATCTGTAATcgattcaacttttttttttgtacaacgaatatattttacattaaggAGAATGGGAAGTTCGGTTAAACCACATAATtaacaacctaatttggtatctgtttgcactcaaaatataccaattttttcttatttgggcaatttgggtaaaatatggtATTTAAAGGATTAATATGCAAGAAAACTAACTTGGAAATATATTTGGCTACAAGGGGGGGTGGGGTTggcactataatattgtttttcccatttgtttgggTGGTAGAGGTTTGTCAAGCCTTTGTTTAATCAAGATACATGCATGTATTGCAAGTGGATGGGAGAGCTTTCGGGCAAGAATGTGTAGTGAAAGAAGCTAGTTtgcttcttttaattattttattgcaaGTGGGGAAACATGtgctaaaaacatgtggtggagATGAAAGTTTCCcttttaatattgtttctacatgcaaatgcaagctgcccaagctTCTTTCGGGCAGCTACAAAGATCTCAGCAAGGGGACTCTTCCAGACCTCTATATAAAGAAGCAGATGGAGAAGGATTATAGACACTCAAAACAACCAATCAAAACTCTACTCAAATTAGCTCATCAGTTTCCTTGTAGACATTTATTTTTAGCCAAGCAtcctttgcttttcttgtttattagctctgctacTTACTTGTAGTATCGATCTTATTTGTAGCTTTTATGTACAACCCTCTTTCATCCATTTAATCTACAAGCAATTTGCAatattagtcactttcctctgtcatttatatttccaagcaaccttgtcatttacatattgttctatctcttcatataagtaaagtccttatttttaaggcaaacaaagaaccttaatttgagTAACTCCCACtcaatggcacaatctcttggtTCGAAGTCAAACTcaggcgcaacctcaatcattcaaatcccgtctactaccggcatctagtagtggcacgcccgcaccccaccaatctcgtatgtgagCAAATCCCCGGCATGCCTGCAAGGCACCATGGCGGATTTAGGAAGCGAAcatattttggcacgcccggtgggatcctTATATAGAGTTAGATTATGAACAATCCTtatgttcatgatttttctCAATATGCTTTTTCGGAGTATGAGGAGGATGACGGTGTTGAAGAGCGCCCAAGCTATGGCTATCACATAGAGCCAACCTATGAGTTGCCAACTTATGGGTACATGGCTGAAGAGTACTCAAGTCCCATGGAACATGATTGTTGGCCAACTAATGgccatcaaataaataataatcttgAAGATTGGCCAACCTATGGCTATGATGAAGGTTATTATTCTTTTGAAGACAAACGCATTCATGAATACTATGATAGGCCAACAAATGGCTTTGAGTATCAAAATGCTTCCAATGAGTACATAGAGCCAATATATGAGATGCCAACTCATGATCATCCGGATGAAAAGCTCTACAAAGAGGATGTGGGCAAATTAGAGAAGGTGTCCAAACTCCATATGGCAAACATCGAATATGGTGTAGAGGTGACTAAGTGTTTTAAAAAGGTGGAGGAAAGGTATACAACTTTTGGAGAAACTTTGAGAAAGTTGATAGATCAAATGTGTCAAATCCCTTCTACAAAGCACACTCGCCCTACTACAACCAAGGAAGAACAAATCGAACACATTGATGAAGGCCAAACAATGGCCCCACCCAATGAAAAATCCATGAAAATGGATATGGTTGTAGAAGACCAAGCCGTTGTAGGCCAAACACCAACGCTCGGGGGGCTCGAACTCACACCTCATGTGGAgcctgaagaagaagaaaatagctCCTACACTCCTCCCCGCCAACATAAGCATGTCATCCAAACTGAGATCTCAAGGAGGACAAAGCTTGGGGTCAAACATGGATGGCCACCTCCTATGGTTCCCAAGCTATATGGCATGGCCAGTTTAAATGATGGATTTGATCTCTCTACACTCAAttttaaaagagaaaaagattTGAGTGTTAAGAGATATCTGGGCAGTCAAGGGGCTTGACCAATGAGTCCGAGTTGTTGTTTCCTCTTTTGCCCGAAGTGGGTTTccactctttcttttctttctcctttctctcctttctcctttctttcttctttccttttctcaCTTTTTGCTTTCTTGTCTGAAAAGacctttcttttgtttacttGCTTTTTGATTTCAAAAAAGAATAAAACACAGAAAATAAGAGAAAagctgaaaagaaaaatataaaaaaagaaaaaaatgtgcaCCCCTTTTTCTCATACTTTGCCTGAATGggcttgttatatatatatatatatatgtatatatatatatatgtatatatatatatatatgtatatatatatatatgtatttatatatatatgtatttatatatatatgtattatatTGTATTATAGTTTTGAGAGTcattcaaagaaaaaataaaaaaaatctgggCAGTTTGCCCGAATAAACTGTGTACCAGTTTGCCCGACTTGggctttcttttcctttgtttgAATTGCCCAAAAGGGCTTTgtcctttttcttgttttggttCCCTGACAGGCTTTcccttttatttacttttttcttTCAGCTTGCCCGACAGGGCCTTTAATTTCCCATTTATGTTGCCCGACTAAgggctttttttttgttgttttggttcACCCAAAAGGGCTTTGTCTTTGTTCTTTATGTTTGACTGTTTTAGTAGCCTGacaattctttcttttttgtttttatttccaCTTGCCCGAAATGGctgtgttttctttgtttgtttcttaCGTTGTTACAAAGAAAaagatataaaaattaaaaattccaaaatcacaaaaacactttgctttcttgcttttgtttttatttcttgcTTTCTTTGCTTTCTGGGGGGGGGCTTTAttcctctctttctttgtttctttttgggttATGTGATGTacagaaaaaacataaaatataaagAGTTGGGCAGTTTGTGAGTAGCCATTTTTACCCTTCTTCCCACTTTTCTCTTATCCAATGGATGTATTTGGCCCGAACCCGAAAGCTGAAAAACCATCAACAACAGCAGCAAGATATTCATATTTTTTCTACCATTAGTTGTCAAGGACCTATCAGCTACCAGTTTTAATAGGTGAAAAGTAGAGGAGTGAAGCCTCGTTTGGGTTTGAGTTCTCAAAACAGATTAAACCATGGAGGTTGGATGGTGGGTGCAAAAAATTGTTTATACAATTTGCCTGAATGCTTGATAAAAGTATGTTGCTGTTGCCCGAGGAAGCTACAATCTTGCCCGATGGGCAGGACATCTTTTTTGCTGCAATTTGTTTAGATGTTGTCAATTAGACATGGGGCCCCATGTTTGATCTGGCAAACGTATTTGGAGTGCTCGTGCCATAGCTGCGCCTGAAAGAGATGCTGGAAATTGCACCAACTCCTCCAACAAACCTGTCAATGGCTTCCTAACCCAAAAATTGCTTAAATGGTGGACAGAACAAGCTACTGTGAGAAACAAGTCAACCAACAACATTGTAGCTCACAGTTGCCCGTCGTTACCTTCCAACATACATCCAACATAGCAGTCGCAGCTTCAAAGCCAGCCACTACACTtcagccttcatcttcaaactCACCACTGGTTGGGGGAAGTGGGCAGAAATTTACTTTTGCAGCTTACCCAAATGCCCCGACAGGACTTTGTTTGCATTTGCCTAATGCTTCCTCCCAATATTACATATCTTCTTGTCGGCGAAGTCTGGGCTCTGAGGCAAGGTCAGAAAACAAGATGTGTTTCGATTATAAATGCAAAGAACCAGATTTGATCAACGGCTACATATGGGATCTTTCTCTGCATCGATTGATTCGGTCGTTCATTGTAGTCTCGGCGTTCATATCAAGCTTTGTTAAATCTACAAATTGAGACTTGTGGACTCTTAAGCAGCTGAGAACGATGAGCTTCGGGGAAACGACTATGCACAAGAAAATTGGGATAGTTGGGGGCTCGGTGCTCACAGGCTTACTACAAAGACAAATGAAAACTTGTACAATTAGAAACCTGAAAATCCAGTCGTCCTAGTACCAGCACCGTCCTCAACTAACAGTACTCCAACAGCTTGATCATCCTTTGCATctcgatttttgaattttgggatGAACAGTAACTTCCCCAAGAGAACTATTTCAAAATACCTCAGGAGTTCAAAATCAGAAGTCTGatgaagcaagaaagaaattcaCAAATGCAGAATCTATCCCTTCCGCGCAAATTTCTGGGTGACCAAAGCAGATCTGCTGATGTTGATGCTCAAACCTCCTTACAGAAGTTCTCGAGCCCTGCAGCCATTTCTAGTGCTGACCTGTTtgctttccttctcttttttgtTATAtccttctttctcttcctctttattttttctttccctcTTATCTCTTCTGTCCCTTTCCTGCCCGAAAGGacaccttctttctctttctctctttcttcctctctctttcttccatTTTGCCCGAAagatttctatatatatatatatatatatatatatatatatatgtcattatattatatatagagGGAGGAAAAGTCACCCAAAGTGGCTGTCTTCtatctttccttttcctttttctttcttatttctttTCCTTCATTTCTCTTTCCTGTCTCTTTCTGTTTTGGGTTGCCCAAAAGGGCTttgggtttatatatatatattatatagagtaaactgccgatttaccccctgaactatcacccaactttcgatttgccccctgaactttttaattggaaaattaaggacttaaactaatttttttggccaatttgccccctgctgttaatttctcattcattccatccaaatttctgttaaatggaagcatatgcacaacatgtgtgggtagttcagtcacttcattctttaaaataattgaaaaccttagatttctaaaatataaacctatgcaaatatgtgtgattctatagtTTTTCTGTTTGAAGGTCTAGTGAAATGACGTttttgtccacaaatgagagttacgtggtttgcacatgataagagttaacgttaatttaaatgaaatttatgaaaaaataacggtaggggggaaattggccaaaaaaattagtttaagtccttaattttctaaTCAAAAAGTTCATggggcaaatcgaaagttgggtgataattcagggggcaaatcggcagttTACTCATATTATATATGAAAGAAGCAAAATAAAAGCAATCTGCCCGAAAGGGCTATGGATATCtatctatatatctatatatctatatatatatattatattatatatgaaaAGAGGCAAACAgaaaaagacaaaagaaaaagaaaagttgccCAAGTTTCTCTCTTCTCCATTCTTCTTCTGTGTTTTCCAGTTTGCCTGACTTCGGGCATTTTTCCAGTTTACTATTTTTTGTGACCAACAAGGATGCTCCCATGTTTTTTGGTATCAAGAAGGAACACAAGTCAGACAACATTCTTTCCAATGCTAGTTGTACTACCAATTACCTTGCTCATCTTGTCAAGTTTATCAACGATAGAAGGATCGAAGAGGTAGACATGCCTCTTCCTTCGGCATCAATCCTGGCAGCATAGGAGTCGTAAGTTTCACAAACTTTGCTCAAATTTGTAAAACTTGGAGGGCACTAtttgcactcaaaatatacccatttttacttatttgggcaatttgggtaaaatatggtATTTAAATGATTAATATGCAAGAAAACTAACTTGGAAAGATATTTGGCTACAAGTGGGGGGAGTTTggcactataatattgtttttcccatttgtttggATGTTGGAGGTTTGTCAAGCCTTTGTTTAATCAAGATACATGCATGTATTGCAAGTGGATGAGAGAGCTTTCGGGCAAAAATGTGTAGTGAAAGAAGCTAGTTtgcttcttttaattattttattgcaaGTGGGGAAACATGtgctaaaaacatgtggtggagatgcaagtttcccttttaatattgtttctaaatgcaagttggcaaatgcaaatgcaagctgcccaagctTCTTTCGGGCAGGTACAAAGATCTCAGCAAGGGGACTCTTCCATACCTTTATATAAAGAAGCAGATGGAGAAGGATTATAGACACTCAAAACAACCAATCAAAACTCTACTCAAATTAGCTCATCAGCTTCCTTGTAGACATTTATTTTTAGCCAAGCAtcctttgcttttcttgtttattagctctgctacTCACTTGTAGTATCGATCTTATTTGTAGTTTTTATGTACAACCCTCTTTCAATCATTTAATCtacaagcaatctgcaatattagtcactttcctctgtcatttatattttcaagcaacattgtcatttacatattgttttatctctccatataagtaaagtccttatttttaaggcaaacaaagaaccttaatttgagTAACTCCCACTCAATGACATAATCTCTTAGTTCGAAGTCAAACTcaggcgcaacctcaatcattcaaatcccgtctactagcggcatctagtaCACCCCACCAATCTCGTATCTGAGCAAATCCCTGCATGCCGCAACGCACCATGTCGGATTTAGGGAGCGAACAGTATTGAATTTGTTATCCACAAGATTCGAACCTACGACCTcacacttacaagtaaagataaATAAAACCATATCGTAATACTGAATGACAATCGATTCAACTCTTTATTTTGATTCTAATTACGAATTAATAACGAGCAGGGAACTTTTATACAATGAAAAAAACAGGTAGGGAACTTTTCAATTGTACAAAAATAGTAGACATTGCCACACAagttaaacaaacaaacaaaaaacccaGTTTCCACAAAAACGTTGCAATTCAGGAAGCCGATGGATTCTGATAAACAGATTCAACTTTGGACTCCAACATCGACGCGTATCTATCGAGCACCGAAACAACAGCCTCGAACTCCGTCACCTGCTGCTCGATGACGTCGATCTGCTTCACGTACTCGTCGAAGCTGCCGCTTTTGGCCTTGAGCTGCTCCACGAACACGCTCAGCCCCGCCGCCACGTCGCCGAAGCCCTTGTACTCTTCGGCCACTCGCATGTTCATCTTTTCGAGAAGATCGAGGTGGTTGGTCGATCCCTGGAGTTCTGATTTGACAACGGCGGAGACGCTGCCGAAGAGATCGTTGAAGGACTCGGCGATCTCGTCTTTTTGCTCTTCCTTCGCAGCAGCAGCCATTGGAACTTTGGAACTTTGGGTTCGGTTCGGACCCGCTGTTTTGACCCGAGGTCAATAACGAGTTGCTTTATGTACAGAGCTTTAACTTTTGTTATTACGGCCATCTAAAGTGGATCCTCTCTAGATACTTTTCACCAAGCCCACCAAGGCATATAATTCggtcttttaaaattttatgtaaCAGTTATAAATATGAacctattttaaaatttatgatAACTTTAATCGTTAGATGAAATTTTAAATGCCCAAATTGTGTGCCTTAGTGAACTTGGTGAAAAGAATCCGGAAAGGATCCTTTCCGTTTACATGGCCGTAATGTCATGTGACTGTTTTTGTAAGAAGCATTTTTGGTCGCTACTACTTTTATTTACCTCTCTTATTACGTTACTGatagaaaataaactatcatatgAGGTCATGATAGACGAGTTTTCCTTGTATGACTCAGTTCTTTTGTACATAAAGAATAAAAGATCCCAAGTCGGTGAAAcataatcaaaatgtttgaatttgtgCTTGTAGAACCAAAATTCTAGGGGGTATTTGTTTGACCGGATTAGAGGGGTTGGACTAGACTAGACTAATTGCTAGTGTAGTCTCATGTTTGATTTGCACAAGCATTAGGTTTAATGGGATTAGGGGGGACTTGCTAGGATTAATGGTTTTGCTAGGAGTTCCTAACGAAGAACCCCAAATTCGGCCGGACTCGTAAGACCTTTGCGAGAGAGAACCTCGCTCATCATGTGAGAGAAAGTCGTCGCACATCGCTCCCTGCTTACCCTGCTCCCTCATCCtcgtcctcctcaccctcatctATTCGTCCTGCTTGCCCTCATCTGCATCTTGCTCGCCCTCATCTGCTCCTTTTGCATGGTAAATTTCGAATCTtcgatttgttttgcaaatcATGATATTACTAAgctttatttgatttagttgttttgggtttgagaaattttcaatAATAGACCTCTGCACTTGAACAAATTAGGGTGTTGATTTTTAGGGTCAAATTGTAGATTGAGATTGGACAGTTTGGAATCAGTTGCTGTATAATTTTTAGAGTTTGAGATTCTtccatttggttttgttttctcACTTAGGTTGTAGATCGTGATTCGTACTGGATAAGATGCAGAAGTTACGCTTGAAGAGATCTGTAtactttttgcttttggtttcatTAAGTGACACCCTAGTGTAAATCTTTGAAAGCGTTTACCTTTGTTGTAGTTCTACTCTTTTCGGGTTATGCAGTTATAGCTTCCTTTGTGCCTTCACATCACATGTTATGGTTGTATGCCGTAAGGAATTTAATTGTTGAAGTATGTTTTTATCTTAATCAGGATAAGGCTATTTTACAAATATGAACATCTTGAGATGAGATTAGGTTGCACTTATCTATACTGGACCAAACATGTCAATAACATTGATAAAAAGTACAAAACCAAGTAGCATTAGATTCATCTGGTGGAAAGGAGAATATGTTGGTAGTGTTGGAACATCTGACCAGTGGACTGCAAAGCGGAATGTCATGGCTCAGGAAATGTATAATGAGTGGAGATCAATTAGGAATCAGCAACCGAACTAGCTATATGTgttaatgataacattttattttagttttcctattttagttttcctttttatcatgcatATGTTGGACATTAGCAAAATGATTGGATTGCTCATCATTGATTGTAATTCGATTTATTGATTGGATAATATGCAaattgattggatattatgcaaattgattcTTTGTATTGTACTTTAGgacattcaaatattttttgtttaggcATGGATAACGACAATAATTTGAATGCTGCTCAAGAGCCAAAATGAATGAGGAgtaaatgggaagcatttgaggaaaAATCATTACTATTTAttcttgaggattttgttgctcggaGGCAACGATGTGACACATgtgctttcaaacaaggtactttgAATGAAGTAGCGAAAGTTGTCAATGTGTTATGTTCcaattcaaatataaaggcaGTGTGTCAATGTGGTGCCTTTTGACATGGGATGTATTTTGTTAATCGTACAATCTTAGGTTATGGCTTCTAACTTAGCCTTGCATTGTGAAATATTTTGGCTAACGTTAActaggattttgtaaattatggggatctactaagaagcaggattttgtaaattaagcCAACTCGTAATTTTGTGTATGCCAAGCAAGAGTAGTTTCTTAAGCACTTATCCTCACATTGTTTCCAACTCGAATTCGTATCCACCAGTGCCCATGATGTGTTAGGAGTTCTCACGTTGGCAACTTTGATGAAACCTTCGCCATTTCTGCATGCCTCGTGCTTCCTCACACAACCACTCGACGCATTTTTCATGTTCCACTCAACTTCCAACAAGGGTTGAAACCTTGGGAGGCATTTGCACTCTAACTTGCTCAAGCCGTAAGTTCCTAAGGGACCACATATGCTGAATGCTCCACACCAGCTATAAAACTAGCATTTGCTCAAGGGTTCAAACCAGACTAGGTTCCTCCCCTGATTTTGTTGATACCGTGTAAATTCTTTGATTAATGCAAAACTATCCATCACTATTATTCTTGAGATGATCGAAGGGTTGACAACGTCCCACATCAATGTGATCTCATTCTCGTCATTTGTAGTGTAGATTTTAAGATCACCTTGCACTGTGGTTGTGCCATTCCACCACCCCCTATTCACATTCCACCACCCCCGAGAATTTTCATTATC belongs to Malus sylvestris chromosome 17, drMalSylv7.2, whole genome shotgun sequence and includes:
- the LOC126609589 gene encoding uncharacterized protein LOC126609589 encodes the protein MAPRPRGRPRKRNTRMCAAIDAMKPMGFSENLVCDTVKELLEVYGEDGDTTGWPFIEEGAYSLLIETILEKQGGSENKDASLLDDAGSGNGVEASAAKLSITVFCPDSVAPRRLRPLYGWICRVGDDDNKLPVELAPVPSLEFVAALLHRWEKKVQVKVECEA
- the LOC126611371 gene encoding biogenesis of lysosome-related organelles complex 1 subunit 2-like → MAAAAKEEQKDEIAESFNDLFGSVSAVVKSELQGSTNHLDLLEKMNMRVAEEYKGFGDVAAGLSVFVEQLKAKSGSFDEYVKQIDVIEQQVTEFEAVVSVLDRYASMLESKVESVYQNPSAS